One region of Pseudodesulfovibrio senegalensis genomic DNA includes:
- a CDS encoding DNA integrity scanning protein DisA nucleotide-binding domain protein gives MSVPSPRSSFENICIFHILDGLRDGLSHFSGPSRAALIYTTSPNGPLRVYDPQHLLRGHEPRLQQFYLHSGKWRTSREFDDAEVRFLEEEHYEGLELAGLVCFGGRSKAVPYQMWFTEEHPDMCVVGPTRRWLEYAVRLFSQNYEIQSIMNIDTAGYVLQNCAIHAVRDHLVDERSGLGRLDTRIRVYPFLDAVLGISRTKEEGAWPRGRLVVVEPCDMNQVRFICTFPEHQRPLLGDFKHVRKMLQAVEYSGRVLVSDGVSIVGVAIGPMPGAFMAAQFSGSHGLLMLMDKLVCTFSDGNFHSKNLKANLVQLEELLLESAMPMENHHNMMHIITGLVDRVRDRKHGCTLIIDLGHMLVPAAGQRFDQPLDLREKSHLKLACSLAKIDGALHIGSDLKLHGFACLMDGKSVPGENRGRGARFNSALRFTAENEDIIVVVVSSDRPVSIIKNGIELTAACCFNPIRGCPTPPLLADWLMD, from the coding sequence ATGTCTGTTCCATCGCCCCGCAGCTCCTTTGAAAATATCTGCATTTTCCATATTCTGGACGGGCTGCGCGACGGCCTGTCCCATTTTTCCGGCCCGAGCCGGGCCGCGCTCATCTACACCACATCGCCGAACGGCCCCTTGCGGGTCTATGATCCGCAGCACCTGCTGCGCGGCCATGAACCCCGTTTGCAGCAATTCTACCTGCATTCGGGCAAGTGGCGCACAAGCAGGGAGTTCGACGATGCCGAGGTCCGTTTTCTTGAAGAGGAGCACTACGAAGGTCTGGAACTGGCCGGTCTGGTCTGCTTTGGCGGCCGGTCCAAGGCCGTGCCCTACCAGATGTGGTTCACCGAGGAACACCCGGACATGTGCGTGGTCGGTCCCACCCGACGCTGGCTGGAATACGCGGTGCGTCTGTTTTCGCAGAACTACGAGATCCAGAGCATCATGAATATCGACACGGCCGGGTACGTTCTCCAGAACTGCGCCATCCACGCGGTGCGCGATCATCTGGTGGACGAGCGCAGCGGTCTCGGACGGCTGGATACCCGCATCCGTGTTTATCCGTTTCTGGACGCGGTGCTGGGCATTTCGCGCACCAAGGAAGAGGGTGCCTGGCCGCGCGGCCGGCTGGTGGTGGTGGAGCCATGCGACATGAATCAGGTGCGCTTCATCTGCACCTTTCCCGAGCACCAGCGCCCCCTGCTCGGAGACTTCAAGCATGTGCGCAAGATGCTGCAGGCCGTGGAATACTCGGGCCGCGTGCTGGTGTCGGACGGGGTCAGCATCGTGGGCGTGGCCATCGGCCCCATGCCCGGCGCGTTCATGGCCGCACAGTTCAGCGGATCGCACGGGTTGCTCATGCTCATGGACAAGCTGGTCTGCACCTTTTCGGACGGCAATTTCCACTCCAAGAACCTCAAGGCCAACCTTGTGCAGCTGGAGGAATTGCTGCTGGAATCCGCCATGCCCATGGAAAACCATCACAACATGATGCATATCATCACCGGATTGGTGGACCGCGTGCGCGACCGCAAGCACGGCTGCACCCTGATCATCGACCTGGGGCACATGCTGGTCCCGGCGGCCGGGCAACGGTTCGACCAGCCGCTCGACCTGCGGGAAAAGAGCCACCTCAAGCTGGCCTGTTCGCTGGCCAAGATCGACGGTGCCCTGCATATCGGCTCGGACCTCAAGCTGCACGGGTTCGCCTGCCTCATGGACGGCAAGAGCGTTCCCGGGGAGAACCGGGGCCGGGGAGCGCGTTTCAACTCCGCGCTGCGGTTCACGGCGGAAAACGAGGACATCATCGTGGTGGTGGTTTCCAGCGACCGGCCCGTGTCCATCATCAAGAACGGCATCGAACTGACCGCGGCCTGCTGTTTCAACCCGATCAGGGGCTGCCCGACCCCGCCCCTGTTGGCGGACTGGCTCATGGACTGA
- a CDS encoding HD-GYP domain-containing protein: MSRPVSYFPISPMMLFPNAMGSFSVYLWQGNDFVLYTRSGQTFTEKHRQTLYNNGVKEIYVQSEDKPHYEKYIEENLGSILTNEALPLEDRSRVFYEASSSVVQSVFSNKLPGALSSAYFNRVSAVVENSIRFLSSGHSLSTLGPFISHDYKTYTHCIHVFIFLVAILNTYDLDEPEIFECGLGAILHDLGKTKIPKNILNKRGALTLGEREIIESHPMHGVSICSLLPLSQNTINCILFHHEKMDGSGYPAGLRGDDIPLPVRAIAIADIYDALTSARPYADAMAPYEALKLMRHKMHKELDMDVFKRLVAVLGGANML, translated from the coding sequence ATGTCTCGTCCGGTTTCGTATTTTCCCATATCGCCCATGATGCTGTTCCCCAACGCTATGGGGAGCTTTTCGGTCTACCTCTGGCAGGGGAACGACTTCGTCCTGTACACGCGCTCCGGCCAGACGTTCACCGAAAAACACCGGCAGACGCTCTACAACAACGGCGTCAAGGAAATATACGTCCAAAGCGAAGACAAACCCCACTACGAAAAATACATCGAGGAAAACCTCGGCTCCATCCTCACCAACGAGGCCCTGCCCCTGGAAGACCGCTCCAGGGTCTTTTACGAGGCGTCCTCCAGCGTGGTGCAAAGCGTCTTCAGCAACAAGCTGCCCGGCGCGCTCAGTTCCGCCTATTTCAACAGGGTCAGCGCCGTTGTCGAAAACAGCATCCGCTTTCTCTCTTCCGGCCACTCCCTTTCCACGCTCGGGCCCTTCATTTCCCACGACTACAAGACCTATACGCACTGCATCCATGTATTCATCTTTCTGGTGGCCATCCTCAACACCTATGATCTGGACGAACCCGAAATCTTCGAGTGCGGCCTGGGCGCCATCCTGCACGATCTGGGAAAGACCAAGATCCCGAAAAACATTCTCAACAAACGCGGCGCACTGACCCTGGGGGAACGCGAAATCATCGAGTCCCACCCCATGCACGGGGTTTCCATCTGTTCGCTGCTGCCCCTGAGCCAGAACACCATCAACTGCATCCTCTTCCATCATGAAAAGATGGACGGCAGCGGATACCCCGCGGGGCTGCGCGGCGACGACATCCCCCTGCCCGTCCGCGCCATAGCCATAGCCGACATCTATGATGCCCTGACCTCGGCCCGCCCCTATGCGGACGCCATGGCTCCCTACGAGGCGCTCAAGCTCATGCGCCACAAGATGCACAAGGAACTGGACATGGATGTTTTCAAACGCCTGGTGGCCGTGCTGGGCGGCGCCAACATGCTCTGA
- a CDS encoding GGDEF domain-containing protein, which yields MSTDNSPEYLEELHALLQEFNITSELEWVAVVLFVRNLIRDLSIFTDKRKADLQQEVFAVLGTKDLSAEQYERVVEKIEVFVMHNAATLELETALAEEKRSAAALLGEMNSLINMIRGTQEMQQTSLTKFEDKTVGVIRESEDRSVIVSRVRQMFKELVAEFREETREWESFATELQRTATFDPLLTELYNRRAFDATLISAARTGHDQDPPPTLMMIDVDKFKRVNDEWGHQAGDEVLRTLGRIVNSQAIQYNGFAARYGGEELVVLVHGIDRETANIKAEAIRLDVERHTVPMRREKDAPPTPLSFTVSIGVAQLEPGWGPGDLVRAADKALYRAKENGRNRVVAHWE from the coding sequence ATGAGCACGGACAATAGCCCGGAATACCTCGAAGAACTGCACGCACTGCTCCAGGAATTCAACATCACCTCGGAACTGGAGTGGGTGGCCGTGGTCCTGTTCGTCCGCAACCTGATACGGGACCTTTCCATCTTCACGGACAAACGCAAGGCCGACCTCCAGCAGGAGGTCTTCGCGGTCCTGGGCACCAAAGATCTCTCTGCCGAGCAATACGAGCGCGTGGTGGAAAAAATCGAAGTGTTCGTCATGCACAACGCGGCCACACTGGAGCTGGAAACCGCCCTGGCCGAGGAAAAACGCTCGGCAGCCGCCCTGCTCGGGGAAATGAATTCCCTCATCAACATGATCCGCGGCACGCAGGAGATGCAGCAGACATCGCTCACGAAATTCGAAGACAAGACCGTGGGCGTGATCCGCGAATCCGAAGACCGTTCGGTCATCGTTTCCCGCGTGCGGCAAATGTTCAAGGAACTGGTGGCTGAATTCCGGGAAGAAACCCGGGAATGGGAAAGCTTTGCCACGGAGTTGCAGCGCACGGCCACCTTCGACCCCTTGCTCACCGAGCTTTACAACCGCCGGGCATTCGACGCCACCCTGATCTCGGCGGCGCGCACCGGCCACGACCAGGACCCGCCGCCCACGCTGATGATGATCGACGTGGACAAGTTTAAACGCGTCAACGACGAATGGGGGCACCAGGCCGGCGACGAGGTGCTCAGGACCCTGGGACGCATCGTCAATTCGCAGGCCATCCAGTACAACGGATTCGCGGCCCGCTACGGCGGGGAGGAGCTGGTGGTGCTGGTGCATGGCATTGACAGGGAAACCGCCAACATCAAGGCCGAGGCCATCCGGCTGGACGTGGAACGCCACACGGTTCCGATGCGCCGGGAAAAGGATGCCCCTCCCACACCGCTGTCCTTCACGGTCAGCATCGGCGTGGCCCAGCTGGAGCCGGGCTGGGGTCCGGGCGACCTTGTGCGCGCCGCGGACAAGGCCCTGTACCGCGCCAAGGAGAACGGTCGAAACCGGGTGGTGGCCCATTGGGAGTGA
- a CDS encoding methyl-accepting chemotaxis protein has translation MRLSVKMIFFCLIIGVLPLAGMVGYSIVSGSESLRSEVFDKLASVTQAKKHNLEDITRSWEQDVAVYAKARGVYSALVRLRDIAFYNAQPGKPMDVSNEEFAHALKRVQRDFSVFVDDMGYHDALLMDDTGRIVFTAKKGRELGADLARGTMAGTPLATAWKTALSGRTVFVDFHAYGPLDGEPSAFILAPVRRITGEIEGVAGLRISLDSVNRLMKARAGMGDSGGVFLVGPDRLMRSDLSADMERHSVAASFRSPATGAMKIKPVDRALKGESGTMTTEAFDGTEVLAAYAPVSIGDVRWALVAQMDTDEAFAGVTRLEHAGLVLTAGSCVCIIFITLGFLRIALFKPLNSLRAFAGAVSDGDLEAEATGRFKAELAEVRDAIVIMVGNLRDKMHEAEQAGDTARKRAEEAEAALEDARQARQARFDADQAQRKGMLQAAGMLRHIVTRMNDASTQVNRESENIRENALSQQMRVEQTVDAIEAMSHNIAEVARSAEEAASTVEAASDRARSGAAVVHGTVETMGEVSQITVQLKEEAGDLGEKAKGIGRVMNVISDIADQTNLLALNAAIEAARAGEAGRGFAVVADEVRKLAEKTMDATREVGQSIKAIQEGVHTNMEGMDRASGAVERANGMAGESGAVLNEIMDHFRVTSEQVQGIARASEQQSLAGEEISLAVGEVDKVTLGTAEAVNETGQAISRITRQIDALTRLYGLFRMLGEGRVQDEVEKLATQPAVRDMAPGPLKAVLDSLVREKEYLDMVWVTDANGRMITDFAQAPGAVCTLGADLCDKDWTDRDWHTEPLRTGETYVSNIYYSEVVNDYCLTISAPVMNGDGVPKGVFAADIRPTAQELTS, from the coding sequence GTGCGACTCAGTGTGAAGATGATTTTTTTCTGCCTGATCATCGGCGTTTTGCCGTTGGCGGGCATGGTGGGGTACAGCATCGTCTCCGGTTCGGAAAGCCTTCGGTCCGAAGTGTTTGACAAGCTGGCTTCGGTCACCCAGGCCAAAAAGCACAACCTTGAAGACATCACCCGTTCCTGGGAGCAGGACGTGGCGGTTTATGCCAAGGCGCGCGGCGTGTACAGCGCGCTGGTGCGCCTGCGCGACATCGCCTTTTACAACGCCCAGCCGGGCAAGCCCATGGACGTGAGCAACGAGGAATTCGCCCATGCCCTGAAGCGGGTGCAGCGCGATTTTTCCGTGTTCGTGGATGACATGGGCTACCATGACGCCCTGCTCATGGATGATACCGGGCGTATCGTGTTCACGGCCAAAAAAGGGCGCGAGCTGGGCGCGGACCTTGCCAGGGGAACCATGGCCGGGACGCCGTTGGCCACGGCGTGGAAGACTGCGCTTTCCGGCAGGACCGTGTTCGTGGATTTTCATGCCTATGGCCCGCTGGACGGCGAACCCAGCGCATTCATTCTTGCGCCCGTGCGCCGTATCACCGGAGAGATCGAAGGTGTGGCCGGCCTGCGCATTTCGCTCGATTCCGTGAACCGGCTCATGAAGGCCAGAGCGGGCATGGGCGATTCGGGCGGGGTTTTTCTGGTGGGGCCGGACCGTCTCATGCGTTCGGACCTGTCTGCGGACATGGAACGTCATTCCGTGGCCGCGTCCTTTCGGAGTCCGGCAACCGGGGCCATGAAGATCAAGCCCGTTGACCGCGCCCTGAAGGGTGAGTCCGGCACCATGACCACCGAGGCATTTGACGGCACCGAGGTGCTGGCCGCCTATGCGCCGGTTTCCATCGGCGACGTGCGCTGGGCGCTGGTAGCCCAGATGGACACGGACGAAGCCTTTGCCGGGGTGACCCGGCTGGAACATGCCGGTCTGGTGCTCACGGCCGGTTCCTGCGTCTGCATCATATTTATTACCCTCGGCTTTTTGCGCATCGCCCTGTTCAAGCCGCTCAACTCGCTACGCGCCTTTGCCGGGGCTGTTTCGGACGGTGACCTCGAGGCCGAAGCCACGGGCCGGTTCAAGGCCGAATTGGCCGAGGTCCGCGACGCCATCGTGATCATGGTGGGCAACCTGCGCGACAAGATGCATGAAGCCGAGCAGGCCGGGGACACGGCCCGCAAGCGCGCCGAAGAAGCCGAGGCCGCGCTGGAGGACGCCCGTCAGGCGCGGCAGGCCCGTTTTGACGCGGACCAGGCACAGCGCAAGGGCATGTTGCAGGCGGCCGGCATGTTGCGCCATATCGTCACGCGCATGAACGACGCCTCCACACAGGTGAACCGCGAGTCCGAGAACATCCGTGAAAACGCGCTTTCCCAGCAGATGCGCGTGGAGCAGACCGTGGACGCCATCGAGGCCATGAGCCACAACATTGCGGAAGTGGCCCGCTCTGCGGAAGAGGCCGCCTCCACGGTGGAGGCCGCTTCGGATCGCGCGCGGAGCGGTGCTGCGGTGGTGCACGGTACCGTGGAGACCATGGGCGAGGTCAGCCAGATCACCGTGCAGCTCAAGGAAGAGGCCGGGGACCTCGGGGAAAAGGCCAAGGGCATCGGCCGGGTCATGAACGTGATTTCCGACATTGCGGACCAGACCAACCTTTTGGCGCTGAATGCGGCCATTGAGGCGGCGCGCGCCGGAGAGGCCGGGCGCGGGTTCGCGGTGGTGGCGGACGAAGTGCGCAAGCTGGCCGAGAAAACCATGGACGCCACCCGCGAGGTGGGCCAGAGCATCAAGGCCATTCAGGAAGGTGTGCACACCAACATGGAGGGCATGGACCGGGCCTCGGGCGCGGTGGAGCGCGCCAACGGCATGGCCGGGGAATCCGGGGCCGTGCTCAACGAGATCATGGACCATTTTCGCGTCACCTCGGAGCAGGTGCAGGGCATTGCCCGGGCCAGCGAACAGCAATCTCTTGCCGGTGAAGAGATATCCCTTGCCGTGGGCGAGGTGGACAAGGTCACACTGGGCACGGCCGAGGCCGTGAACGAGACCGGGCAGGCCATCTCGCGCATCACCCGGCAGATAGACGCGCTCACGCGTCTGTACGGGCTGTTTCGCATGCTGGGCGAGGGCAGGGTTCAGGACGAAGTGGAAAAGCTGGCCACGCAGCCGGCCGTCAGGGATATGGCTCCCGGTCCGCTCAAGGCCGTTCTCGATTCATTGGTGCGTGAAAAGGAGTATCTGGACATGGTCTGGGTTACGGACGCCAACGGGCGCATGATTACGGATTTTGCCCAGGCTCCGGGCGCGGTGTGCACGCTGGGCGCCGATCTCTGCGACAAGGACTGGACCGACCGCGACTGGCACACCGAGCCGCTGCGCACCGGCGAAACCTACGTGTCCAATATCTACTATTCGGAAGTGGTCAACGACTATTGTCTGACCATTTCAGCACCCGTCATGAACGGGGACGGCGTTCCCAAGGGCGTATTTGCCGCGGATATCCGTCCCACGGCGCAGGAACTGACTTCCTGA
- a CDS encoding KdsC family phosphatase produces the protein MQNTKKLKDVELVVYDFDGVMTDNRVLVGEDGTEAVFCNRGDGHGVGIMRSLGLEQAILSTETNPVVAARAEKLGIPAVHGCADKGQGLRELARERGVDLSKILFVGNDTNDLPAFRLAGVLAAPSDAHPEILGMAHLVTSARGGHGVVRELADMFLAVLK, from the coding sequence GTGCAGAATACGAAAAAACTCAAAGACGTCGAGCTGGTGGTTTATGATTTCGACGGGGTCATGACCGACAACCGGGTGCTGGTGGGCGAGGACGGGACCGAGGCCGTGTTCTGCAACCGTGGCGACGGCCACGGCGTGGGCATCATGCGTTCGCTGGGGCTGGAACAGGCCATCCTGAGCACCGAGACCAATCCGGTTGTCGCGGCCCGGGCCGAAAAACTCGGCATTCCGGCCGTGCACGGCTGCGCGGACAAGGGGCAGGGGCTGCGCGAACTTGCCCGGGAGCGCGGTGTGGACCTTTCCAAAATACTTTTCGTGGGCAACGACACCAATGATCTGCCCGCGTTCCGGCTGGCCGGGGTTCTGGCAGCACCGTCGGACGCGCACCCGGAAATTCTGGGCATGGCCCATCTGGTGACCTCGGCCCGGGGCGGTCATGGGGTCGTGCGCGAGCTTGCGGACATGTTTCTGGCTGTCCTGAAATGA
- a CDS encoding competence protein ComEC: MSWLSNPLVWVFLLPALAASGLVFQMTTALFSCCATFRLRGRSVLLRWWMIPAGLLVSAVLWACVFFTAFAVSGL, from the coding sequence GTGTCCTGGCTTTCCAACCCATTGGTATGGGTGTTCCTGTTGCCTGCGCTGGCCGCGAGCGGCCTTGTTTTTCAGATGACGACCGCCCTGTTTTCCTGCTGTGCCACCTTTCGGTTGCGCGGACGGTCCGTACTGTTGCGCTGGTGGATGATTCCGGCCGGGCTTCTCGTGTCGGCCGTGCTCTGGGCGTGTGTTTTTTTTACGGCTTTTGCGGTTTCCGGGTTATAA
- a CDS encoding HD-GYP domain-containing protein produces MGLDNSGRKSVNAVDADEINIEEYNQVDPESFDCFPRRELPLDLFHYKEEINVLVPLYRSGTPFSEQLRKQARALSEAGQLFFSRNQQASYVECLSSSLDVAVEDPNLSSADVADIFAEQLVALVDEMFVNPRPDVLEMLGWALDLLAVFVGVDSRNAAHLAATAHRHRTRQRQRVNASLVAVSLYCLARDHAVAVDDLSRIALGFFLYDLGMSKVSRLVTDKCQQLRPDEKRRMQEHSRQGVEIVNRLGLTGPEIEDPIMQHHERLDGSGYPAKLKGSAIGELGRIMAVADSYMAMITDRPHCPGRDPAEAAAELIRKDRAYDSDVSRGLVTFLKDITF; encoded by the coding sequence ATGGGTTTGGATAACAGTGGTCGGAAGTCGGTGAATGCCGTGGATGCCGACGAAATCAACATCGAGGAGTACAATCAGGTCGACCCCGAGTCGTTCGATTGTTTTCCGCGCCGGGAATTGCCGCTTGATCTTTTCCACTACAAGGAGGAGATCAACGTGCTTGTTCCCCTGTACCGTTCCGGCACACCCTTTTCCGAACAGTTGCGCAAGCAGGCCCGTGCATTGTCCGAAGCCGGGCAGCTCTTTTTTTCGCGCAATCAGCAGGCCTCGTACGTTGAGTGCCTGTCTTCGAGTCTGGACGTGGCCGTGGAAGACCCCAACCTTTCGTCTGCGGACGTGGCTGACATCTTTGCGGAACAGCTCGTGGCGCTGGTGGACGAAATGTTCGTTAATCCCCGGCCCGATGTTCTGGAAATGCTCGGTTGGGCACTGGATTTGCTGGCGGTTTTCGTGGGTGTGGATTCCCGCAATGCCGCGCATCTGGCCGCCACCGCCCATCGCCACCGCACGCGCCAGCGGCAGCGGGTGAACGCCTCGCTGGTGGCTGTTTCCCTGTACTGCCTTGCCCGTGATCATGCCGTGGCCGTGGACGACCTGAGCCGCATCGCGCTCGGTTTTTTCCTGTACGATCTGGGCATGTCCAAGGTTTCGCGGCTGGTCACGGACAAATGCCAGCAGCTCAGGCCGGACGAAAAGCGGCGTATGCAGGAACACAGCCGCCAGGGTGTTGAGATCGTCAACCGTCTGGGCCTGACCGGACCGGAGATTGAAGATCCCATCATGCAGCACCATGAGCGGCTGGACGGTTCGGGCTACCCGGCCAAGCTCAAGGGCTCTGCCATAGGCGAGCTGGGCCGCATCATGGCCGTTGCCGATTCCTACATGGCCATGATCACGGATCGACCCCACTGCCCGGGCCGCGATCCGGCCGAGGCCGCCGCCGAGCTGATCCGCAAGGACCGAGCCTACGACAGCGACGTCAGCCGCGGACTGGTCACCTTTCTCAAGGACATCACGTTTTAG
- a CDS encoding glycosyltransferase family 2 protein, translated as MSRTRVSIVIPNYNYGRFLPRLALSLTNQTIGIDVCEIIVADDGSTDESMAMLCHLDELPSAGFRVVELEHTGDPARVCNAGLEAASAPYAVCLDPDDLPSPEWLAACVATLEEQPRTGLAYTHFIRSEAGDCRRMELPGYSAGELARRNITAPAPLMRREVFEASDGYRANTAYYKWDFCIQAAVNDFGLYRVDATYYAHMIHGENLSLTAPANDGQAKANVVRNNPDFFPEKVADWARALLDGEPWADPFAAGTIPDGPAVEKMLKK; from the coding sequence ATGAGCCGAACCCGCGTATCCATTGTCATTCCCAACTACAACTACGGACGCTTCCTGCCCCGGCTGGCCCTGAGCCTGACCAACCAGACCATCGGCATCGACGTGTGCGAAATCATCGTTGCGGACGACGGCAGCACCGACGAATCCATGGCCATGCTCTGCCATCTGGACGAACTGCCCAGCGCCGGATTCCGCGTGGTGGAGCTTGAGCACACGGGCGATCCGGCCCGGGTATGCAACGCAGGCCTTGAAGCGGCCTCGGCCCCGTATGCCGTGTGTCTGGACCCGGACGACCTGCCCTCGCCCGAATGGCTGGCCGCATGCGTGGCCACGCTGGAAGAACAACCGCGCACCGGGCTGGCCTATACGCACTTCATCCGCTCCGAGGCCGGAGATTGCCGACGCATGGAACTGCCCGGGTACAGTGCCGGGGAACTGGCCCGGCGCAACATAACGGCTCCGGCCCCGCTCATGCGCAGGGAGGTTTTCGAAGCCTCGGACGGATACCGCGCCAACACCGCGTATTACAAATGGGATTTCTGCATACAGGCCGCAGTGAACGACTTCGGGCTCTATCGCGTGGATGCCACCTACTATGCCCACATGATTCATGGCGAAAACCTCTCGCTGACCGCCCCGGCCAACGACGGCCAGGCCAAGGCGAACGTGGTGCGCAACAATCCGGATTTCTTTCCGGAAAAAGTTGCGGACTGGGCCCGGGCCCTGCTTGATGGTGAACCGTGGGCAGACCCGTTTGCCGCCGGGACCATACCGGACGGACCGGCTGTGGAAAAAATGTTGAAAAAATAG